In one Culex quinquefasciatus strain JHB chromosome 2, VPISU_Cqui_1.0_pri_paternal, whole genome shotgun sequence genomic region, the following are encoded:
- the LOC6037655 gene encoding chromatin modification-related protein eaf-1, translating to MQSLEPASCQEADYMLNDAYCKLRKSPSRQQTLLIDPPPQYPSLPSPILNDSTPLFNTSSSSSGTSPLPSSSYATLSGIQSTSPPANLLAASSSSSSSVSSSAYLLKSSSTSSHYHHHHHHHHHVDKRGATDSGYVSSSPSKKSKLSSLVASGGVGGGGGGSSSGSSSINSSSAASASNYGGSQQQQQYHLHGGGSSSPQLSSAGGTSHGVAATATAGKYNIHDKLRELYLELLAEDNTETNRLNLRNTSFLLDKLVLRENLNTLILNLYPGNKGYSLAFRRGPDQQQQSDGRGNISKSGALASERAGSPSPSLATDINAEQLQETIRWPYEEEELLECIDREELPLVLVDMCEAKCPGLFYSGCVIAEIRDYRQSFPIFTCDTYHVLLKPTNQTLLADVNLLTAEGDWSAEEKLALESQLVLATAEPLCLDPNPEVGRMAINHQHRRQMFNTNPIRRQAKKFSQVAINRKRKTDQFTHSFGLELSDFMTKYRAKPRQYAATKRSVVSFTLPKKPSDVSSTVRVPSLDLPELAAPSEVNVEKFARKYDGPKESRDCIPQLIEEYILETDRVVNRGDTRTYHIKLSIFQRPSNSEYLGELYVDRDYRESERNGEACQFTLGTRAHAHRYIQQFTEIFTEEGRKSVKITHLVPGQVPKVLHTAGMREQSVQQQQQQQQQQQQQQQQAMQTNQSHIQQQITQIQQQFQSNPTHALITRLQATNTALVSQIASAGVGNVATTTTATINATNPSVLPGNQAPVQVVQQIVQQQPQVVAAAPTPQQQQQQMQQIITAGPSTNIITIGGATLQPQQQQQQHPQQLAVQQQTIVGQQQQQQQIFTTCDTSSSSGVAQQLQQAQPQANITIQQQQPAQQQQVQQIQAQAHPQQPQQQTLLLVQPTGQTVGPGAPGTQNIQGFTFTSAPQTATVINQGAVTAGAATGNRVPLLVRLENKPSQQQQQQQQQQTQHVQSQQQNQSTTTTIHTNNPEINAIALSIMNSANQFRANQQQQQQQQQQQQQQQQQQQQQQQNKSNSNAAIISLLNSAPAAMTNSPVLSSSLSVPVKTELHQGVQQQQPQQHTIHHHQATGTTTISSSAAAALFNSVGARKIQIQQQPGGGQRILNHTNLIAVSSNPAGGGIGQTQLINIQPAIDQQQQQQQQSQQHTQQQQQHRVTMSALASQLASPPAILTTSNLPQSFNVSAAGGAGGQNFVNASNNTTSKLIINSTNQRILNINTNSANSSSTTAAVMAALGGTIRRVSGPAGGDGSGGGIQLQIQGADGIRRIATGTGSDIQLQIQGISSPSGSDHSNASSTTSVSVGGGGGGGGGGMQVNNAGTPAGNIIFNNMSGLSALLATTSPSSQQQQQQQVTAADGTLTNTANLGSNNSSSSNSSNNNSALIERLTSCSTINLTNNQQQQSHPHPAASPAGLQFTIPSPKTPQQSQQQTHLQIQSPSSSISPLSSPPPATLHTQQQQQQQHTHQTPHQTTVNLQGLNLASLHGAMASIPGLQNVQVQIPGLSQPISLSLSSASPANATASVLNAAANSAAAAAGNNHQTTSLLVSVPVSSSAGNVIGTTQLGNSVTVSTASLIGANAGQQQQQHHHQQQQNTQTVVLTNPQTSVGGSSLLSLPIAQLVTSGMKGLSQQSLRAGTPLTVNTGQPGQQIQLLNISQRPRVGGQLPVVTSVTTPITAKQIAARVAQQRSMAGSTLKIATPITATHHAQQLGQTLNVTTSGGATNQLVMTAKQLQQRLQQQHQHHQQQQQLIAAANQQQQQSATTQIHIQQQQQTIQPVQHQQQQQQQQQISIINNSVVSPLPLPTITPPPAPTQAQAQVVTAAQQHQNVMNALASKHRRRSAADMNK from the exons TCCACGAGCAGCCActaccatcaccaccaccaccatcatcatcacgtCGACAAGCGGGGAGCCACTGATTCCGGCTACGTCAGTAGCTCCCCGTCGAAAAAGTCCAAACTTTCTTCCCTAGTGGCCAGTGGTGGcgttggcggcggcggcggcggttccTCGTCAGGGTCTTCATCAATCAACAGTTCTTCCGCGGCGAGCGCTAGTAACTATGGCGgtagtcagcagcagcagcaatatcATCTCCATGGCGGGGGTAGCAGCAGTCCGCAGTTGTCGTCCGCCGGCGGGACGTCCCATGGGGTGGCGGCGACGGCCACCGCTGGCAAATACAACATACATGACAAACTTAGGGAATTGTATCTTGAACTACTAGCTGAGGACAATACTGAAACTAATAGG CTTAACTTAAGAAATACGTCGTTTCTGCTGGATAAACTGGTGTTGCGGGAGAACCTCAACACGCTGATCCTAAATCTCTACCCCGGCAATAAAGGATATTCGTTAGCATTTAGGAGAGGgcccgaccagcagcagcagagcgATGGCAGGGGAAAT ATCTCAAAAAGTGGTGCTTTGGCGTCGGAGCGGGCCGGCTCGCCGAGCCCCTCGCTGGCGACGGACATCAACGCCGAGCAGCTGCAGGAGACGATCCGGTGGCCGTACGAGGAGGAAGAGCTGCTCGAGTGTATCGACCGCGAGGAGCTGCCGCTGGTGCTGGTGGACATGTGCGAGGCCAAGTGCCCCGGGCTGTTCTACTCGGGCTGCGTGATTGCGGAGATCCGCGACTACCGGCAGTCGTTTCCGATCTTCACCTGTGATACGTACCACGTGCTGCTGAAGCCCACCAATCAG ACCCTGCTGGCCGACGTGAATCTGCTGACGGCGGAGGGCGACTGGAGCGCCGAGGAGAAGCTGGCCCTCGAAAGTCAGCTGGTGCTTGCGACCGCGGAACCGCTCTGTCTCGACCCGAACCCGGAGGTGGGACGGATGGCGATCAACCACCAGCACCGGAGGCAGATGTTCAACACGAACCCGATCCGGCGGCAGGCGAAAAAGTTCTCCCAGGTGGCGATCAACCGCAAGAGGAAAACGGACCAGTTCACGCACAGCTTCGGGCTGGAACTGAGCGACTTCATGACAAAGTACCGTGCGAAGCCCCGGCAGTACGCGGCCACCAAGCGGAGCGTGGTTAGCTTCACACTGCCCAAGAAGCCGTCGGACGTGAGCTCGACGGTGCGCGTTCCCAGTTTGGATCTGCCCGAGTTGGCGGCACCCAGCGAAGTGAACGTGGAGAAGTTTGCCCGGAAGTACGACGGTCCGAAGGAGAGCCGAGACTGCATACCGCAGCTGATCGAGGAGTACATTCTGGAAACGGATCGGGTGGTTAATCGGGGTGACACCAGGACGTACCACATCAAGCTGTCGATCTTCCAGCGGCCGTCCAACTCGGAGTATCTTGGGGAGCTGTACGTGGACCGGGACTATCGCGAGAGCGAACGCAACGGCGAAGCTTGTCAGTTTACGCTGGGAACTCGCGCGCATGCACACCGCTACATCCAGCAATTTACGGAGATATTCACCGAGGAGGGTcgcaaatcggtcaaaattaccCATCTGGTGCCGGGGCAGGTGCCAAAGGTGCTACACACGGCCGGAATgcgcgaacaaagtgttcaacagcagcagcagcagcagcaacagcaacaacagcagcaacaacaagcaATGCAAACGAATCAATCTCATATCCAACAGCAAATCACGCAAATTCAGCAACAGTTCCAGTCCAACCCGACGCACGCGTTGATCACGCGACTGCAAGCAACGAACACCGCGCTGGTCTCGCAGATTGCTTCAGCCGGCGTCGGTAACGTGGCGacaacgacgacggcgacgatcaACGCGACCAATCCGAGCGTGCTTCCAGGCAATCAGGCGCCCGTGCAGGTTGTTCAACAGATCGTTCAGCAGCAGCCCCAAGTGGTGGCGGCCGCTCCGACgccacagcaacagcaacaacaaatgCAGCAAATCATTACCGCCGGACCGTCCACAAACATCATCACCATCGGAGGGGCCACCCTccagccgcagcagcagcagcaacaacatccCCAACAGCTTGCTGTGCAACAGCAAACCATCGTCggtcagcaacagcagcagcagcaaatctTTACCACCTGTGATActtccagcagttccggcgtcgcgcaacaactgcagcaggcaCAGCCGCAGGCCAACATCACCATCCAGCAACAGCAACctgcccagcagcagcaggttcagCAAATTCAAGCACAAGCGCACCCTCAACAGCCCCAGCAACAAACGCTGCTGCTGGTGCAACCTACCGGACAGACCGTTGGCCCGGGCGCACCCGGAACGCAAAACATTCAAGGCTTTACCTTTACCTCAGCTCCACAAACTGCCACGGTCATCAATCAGGGCGCCGTAACGGCGGGTGCCGCCACCGGGAACCGTGTCCCGTTGCTGGTTCGACTCGAGAATAAACcctcacagcagcagcagcagcaacaacagcaacaaacgCAGCATGTCCAGTCCCAGCAGCAGAATCAAAGCACCACCACTACCATTCATACGAACAATCCGGAAATTAACGCGATCGCGCTCAGCATCATGAACTCGGCCAACCAGTTTCGTGccaatcagcagcagcagcagcagcaacaacaacaacagcaacaacaacaacagcagcagcagcagcaacaacagaatAAATCCAACTCGAACGCTGCGATCATTAGCTTGCTGAACAGTGCACCGGCTGCGATGACCAACTCCCCCGTGCTGAGCAGTAGTTTGTCGGTTCCAGTAAAAACTGAGTTGCACCAAGGCGTTCAGCAGCAACAACCTCAGCAACATACCATTCACCACCATCAGGCCACCGGGACGACCACGATATCGAGTAGTGCCGCGGCGGCGTTGTTCAACAGCGTCGGAGCTAGGAAGATTCAAATCCAACAGCAGCCGGGTGGAGGCCAGAGAATACTGAACCACACGAACCTAATCGCAGTCAGTAGCAATCCGGCGGGCGGTGGTATTGGTCAAACCCAGCTCATCAACATCCAGCCGGCAATCgaccagcaacaacagcaacaacaacaatcccagCAACATacccaacaacagcagcaacacaGGGTGACCATGTCGGCGTTGGCATCCCAACTGGCGTCCCCTCCGGCGATCCTAACCACGTCGAATCTTCCGCAAAGTTTCAACGTTTCGGCGGCAGGCGGCGCCGGCGGCCAGAACTTTGTCAACGCGTCCAACAACACCACCAGCAAGCTGATCATCAACAGTACAAATCAACGGATATTGAACATCAACACGAATAGCGCCAACAGCTCGTCGACGACGGCGGCCGTGATGGCCGCGCTGGGGGGCACCATCCGGCGGGTAAGTGGCCCAGCGGGAGGTGATGGCTCCGGCGGTGGCATTCAGCTGCAAATTCAGGGCGCCGATGGCATCCGACGGATCGCGACCGGCACCGGCAGTGACATCCAGCTGCAGATACAGGGAATTTCGTCGCCCAGCGGGAGTGACCACTCGAACGCGTCCTCGACGACGTCGGTTTCGGTGGGCGGAGGTggaggcggcggcggcggtggcatgCAGGTCAACAACGCTGGAACTCCCGCCGGAAACATCATCTTCAACAACATGTCCGGCCTAAGCGCCCTGCTGGCGACCACTTCTCCCTcttcccagcagcagcagcagcaacaagtgACGGCGGCGGACGGAACCTTGACAAATACCGCTAACCTAGGCAGTAACAATAGTAGTAGCAGCAACTCTAGTAATAATAATTCAGCATTAATCGAAAGACTGACTTCATGTAGTACTATTAACCTAACCAataaccaacaacaacaatcgcATCCACATCCGGCGGCGAGTCCGGCCGGGCTGCAGTTCACGATACCGTCGCCCAAAACGCCCCAGCAATCTCAACAGCAAACGCACCTGCAGATTCAGTCGCCCTCGTCGTCGATATCGCCACTTTCTAGTCCTCCGCCGGCGACGCTTCACacgcaacaacagcagcagcagcagcacactcATCAGACGCCCCACCAAACGACGGTCAATCTGCAGGGACTGAACCTGGCCAGCCTGCACGGTGCTATGGCGTCGATTCCGGGGCTGCAGAATGTTCAG GTTCAAATCCCCGGCCTGTCGCAGCCAATCTCGCTGTCGCTGTCGTCGGCTAGTCCGGCCAACGCCACCGCCAGTGTGCTGAACGCTGCGGCCAACAGTGCTGCTGCGGCGGCCGGTAATAACCACCAGACGACGAGTTTGCTGGTGTCGGTGCCGGTGTCGAGTTCGGCCGGCAACGTCATCGGGACGACTCAGCTTGGGAACTCGGTGACCGTGTCGACGGCTAGTCTGATTGGGGCGAACGccggtcagcagcagcagcagcaccatcaccagcagcagcagaataCGCAGACGGTGGTGCTCACGAACCCGCAGACCAGCGTCGGCGGGTCCAGTCTTCTTTCGTTGCCAATTG CTCAACTTGTTACCTCGGGGATGAAGGGACTGAGTCAGCAGAGCTTGCGGGCCGGCACGCCCCTCACGGTCAATACCGGCCAGCCGGGCCAGCAGATCCAGTTGCTCAACATTAGTCAGCGGCCACGCGTCGGCGGACAGCTTCCAGTGGTGACGTCCGTCACCACGCCCATCACCGCCAAGCAGATTGCGGCCCGCGTGGCCCAGCAGCGGAGCATGGCCGGCTCGACGCTGAAGATTGCCACACCCATCACCG CCACACATCACGCGCAGCAGTTGGGACAAACGCTGAACGTGACCACCAGCGGCGGTGCCACAAACCAGCTGGTGATGACGGCAAAGCAGCTCCAACAGCGTCTTCAACAGCAacatcaacaccaccagcagcaacagcaactgaTCGCAGCCGCCaaccaacagcaacaacaatccGCCACCACGCAAATTCAcatccaacagcagcagcaaaccaTTCAGCCGGTCCAGcatcagcaacaacagcagcaacaacagcaaatcAGCATCATCAACAACAGCGTCGTGTCGCCGCTTCCCTTGCCAACGATAACACCTCCGCCGGCGCCAACTCAAGCCCAAGCCCAGGTGGTCACCGCCGCCCAGCAGCACCAGAACGTGATGAACGCGCTGGCCAGCAAGCACCGGCGGAGATCGGCAGCGGACATGAACAAGTAA